In one Colletotrichum destructivum chromosome 2, complete sequence genomic region, the following are encoded:
- a CDS encoding Putative tRNA (guanine(37)-N(1))-methyltransferase, SAM-dependent methyltransferase TRM5/TYW2-type, protein MASQESDMINLRAPLARAATILDRSLFSKKLELAAATVKDPRNISKYRKQLEKSKELLRLDRLDSCRNDPKAPGLKCLLLRPGIKADAPTTWGPIFQEGVKTGELDVVPYDLELDYDYWSYLDVMTSILPEELHVEIPVGFNTAGHVAHLNLKDPYLPYKKIIAEVILDKNPKIRTVINKIDDVGNESVFRTFAYEVLCGPDDLNVEVKENDCVFQFDYAKVYWNSKLEPEHTRLISKFKPGEVVADVMAGIGPFAVPAGKKGVFVFANDMNPESYKYLTAAVERNKVSQYVRPYNMDGRKFIQEAVHQVYDASSRGEGAVIKAKQSRSKPQNPAPEPKRIPIPPTISHFVMNLPASAYTFVNHYKGIYRGHEKLFEPHTSTKLPMVHVHCFALKSDDEVPLNDILERLHAEIGVRFKVGDADKYGEVDIYNVRDVAPKKRMFCASFRIPPEVAFAEGS, encoded by the exons ATGGCG AGCCAAGAATCCGATATGATTAACCTGCGGGCGCCTCTTGCGCGCGCTGCCACCATCCTGGACCGgtcgctcttctccaagaAGTTGGAGCTTGCCGCCGCTACGGTCAAGGACCCACGCAACATCTCCAAGTACCGCAAGCAGCTGGAGAAGTCCAAGGAGCTTCTGCGACTCGATCGTTTGGACTCTTGCAGGAACGATCCCAAGGCCCCTGGCCTGAAGTGTCTCCTGCTGCGCCCGGGCATCAAAGCCGATG CGCCGACGACATGGGGCCCCATCTTTCAAGAGGGCGTCAAGACCGGTGAGCTGGACGTTGTACCTTACGACTTGGAACTCGACTATGACTACTGGTCCTATC TTGACGTGATGACATCCATACTGCCGGAGGAGCTCCACGTGGAGATTCCCGTTGGCTTCAACACCGCCGGTCATGTCG CGCATCTCAACCTGAAGGACCCGTACCTCCCGTACAAGAAgatcatcgccgaggtcaTTCTGGACAAGAACCCCAAGATCCGCACGGTCATCAACAAGATCGACGATGTCGGCAACGAATCCGTCTTCAGGACGTTCGCGTACGAGGTTCTCTGTGGGCCCGACGACCTGAacgtcgaggtcaaggagaACGACTGCGTCTTCCAATTCGACTATGCCAAGGTGTACTGGAACAGCAAGCTGGAGCCGGAACACACAAGGCTCATCAGCAAGTTCAAGCCCGGCGAGGTCGTTGCCGACGTCATGGCAGGCATCGGACCGTTCGCCGTCCCAGCTGGAAAGAAGGGTGTGTTTGTCTTCGCCAACGACATGAACCCGGAGAGCTACAAGTATCTCACCGCTGCGGTCGAGAGGAACAAG GTCTCGCAATACGTCCGCCCGTACAACATGGACGGCCGCAAGTTCATTCAAGAGGCCGTCCATCAGGTCTACGACGCCTCAAGTCGGGGAGAAGGCGCCGTGATCAAGGCCAAGCAGTCCAGGAGCAAGCCTCAGAACCCGGCTCCCGAGCCGAAGCGCATCCCGATCCCGCCTACCATCTCACACTTCGTCATGAACCTACCCGCTTCGGCTTACACGTTCGTCAACCACTACAAAGGCATCTACCGCGGGCACGAGAAGCTCTTTGAGCCGCACACGTCGACCAAGCTCCCGATGGTCCACGTACACTGCTTCGCCCTCaagagcgacgacgaagtgCCGCTGAACGACATCCTCGAACGCCTCCACGCCGAGATCGGCGTCCGGTTCAAGGTCGGAGACGCAGACAAGTACGGAGAGGTGGACATCTACAACGTGCGGGACGTGGCCCCGAAGAAGCGCATGTTCTGCGCCAGCTTCCGCATCCCGCCCGAAGTCGCCTTTGCCGAGGGCAGCTGA